The nucleotide window CCTTTAAAGATTTAACAAATGTATCTGCTAGCTTTTGACGATATTCCTTCGTTTTTTTATTCATATTTTAATTTCACCATTTTCTATCATTTCTTCTTCTGAAATTGTTTCTGTATCAATAAAGATAATCACAGTATCATTTGTCTTTTCCTTCTCTTGTTTCATTATCATTTCACTCCAATTCTTTATAGTTGCTTTATATAATTAAATTTCTAATTCTTCTTCAGTTGCTTCTTCATAACTATTTCCTCTAGTAAAATTTCTTAAAATCATCAAATCTTTATTGAAATCTTTCAGTGAGGGGTATTCTACTACAATATTGTAGTCTTTCTTATATTTTTCTACTATGAGATTTGTCCCTGTTTTACCAGCATCATCATTGTTTAAACAAAGATGTATTGATTTTATATTTTCATTCTCCTTTAAAAATTGATTCAATGCCATATCATAAATCCCACCTAGTGAAACGGCATTATGATTAAATTCATTTTTTAGACTCATGTAGCTCATTAATTCAATTGGAGATTCAAAAACATATACAGTGTCACTATCTTTATTAAATAAATTAAAGGAGTAGGCTTTATTTGAATTTTTAACCTCTCCTCTAAACTTGTCTATATTTGTATTAGTACCTCTTATACTTGCATATCTAGCATTGCCTTCTTTATCATATCCAACAAATACACAATTTTTATTTTTATCTTCATATAGCTTTTTATCTTTTATAAATTTATACACTATGTTCTTATCAATTTTCCTTGTTTTTATGAGGTAAGCTATTATATGTTTATATGTATTGTTTTTCTCAGGGAGAATTAAT belongs to Proteiniborus sp. DW1 and includes:
- a CDS encoding DUF3991 domain-containing protein, which codes for MVYEKRRFTDEQIQIANSVNILEYAKQYFDVKRVGTNSYKIEGYGGLYIDPINNMWNCFSQGKGGGPIQFIMFTENKSWVESVKQLLGLTISNNVGNYKKDIRQSEENIKGELILPEKNNTYKHIIAYLIKTRKIDKNIVYKFIKDKKLYEDKNKNCVFVGYDKEGNARYASIRGTNTNIDKFRGEVKNSNKAYSFNLFNKDSDTVYVFESPIELMSYMSLKNEFNHNAVSLGGIYDMALNQFLKENENIKSIHLCLNNDDAGKTGTNLIVEKYKKDYNIVVEYPSLKDFNKDLMILRNFTRGNSYEEATEEELEI